AGGGAGCATTGCGAGAGCGGCTTCCAGACTTTCCACTTCATGCCACTTATCTCCTGCCTGCGGCTTCCAAGAGGGCCGCTCATATCGAAGCAGAGGTACGTTCTCCAACCCTGCTACTTCTGCAGCGTTCTCACTCATTTGCCGGGCAAATGGATGTGTTGCATCGATAATCCCATCAATCTTGTTTTGTGTAATAAACGTACGAAGCCCATTAACGCCCCCAAAACCACCCGAACGTGTTGGCACGGCTAATTGAGATGGGGTACGCGTTATGCCAGCAAGAGATGCAATTACATTTATCTTTCGATGCTTCGAAAGGGACATTGCAATTTGAGTAGCATCCTGTGTACCAGCTAACAAAAGGAGGTTCTTCTTCATATTTTATAATCCAGTCCCAATGATTGTGCTTTTAAGGAAAAAAGGGGGCGTGCCCAATACGATTTCCTTGCCGATCAATGACAAAAATCTCCAAATTCACAGGAGCTCCGCGCAGAATTTCAAGTGCAGCTTTCTGTGCTGCCAGCGCAATATATTCACCGAAGGTAACTTCATGGTCCTGACAAAGCTCCAGAACCTGCTTTACAGTATTTGCGGAGCTCACCTGAGTATGGAATTCCTCAGATACAGACGAACAGTCAAGCATCTGGGCTAGCCGTTGAAAATCAACCCCACTTCGGGCCGAGTGCAGATCCATCGCGCCTTGAGCCAGCTTCACAAGCTTTGCAGGCCCTCCAGCCAGCACCAACTTCGGAACAGGGTGAGCACGCAAGTATTTTAGCAAACCACCTGCAAAATCCCCCATATCCAAGTAGGCGCTTTCAGGTAAGTCTGGGTATACCCCCTTCAATGCATCTTCCGATGTTGCCCCTGTGGCAGCTGCCACCATCTGCTGACCGGTAGCCCGAGCAACATCCACACCCCGGTGGATGGAGGCAATCCACGCAGCACAAGAAAAAGGCCGTACAATTCCCGTAGTTCCAAGAACTGATAGTCCCCCCAAAATACCAAGACGTGGATTCATAGTTTTTTGTGCCAATTTCTCACCATCCGCGATGGAGATCTCGACTTCAACATCCAGTGGCGTGTTATGGGTCTTGGCGATTTCCTCTAACTCTCTTGCTATGATTTCCCTTGGTCTGGGGTTTATAGCGGGTTCTCCAACAGGAATGGGCAGCCCCGGCTTTGTAACCGTTCCAACCCCTTTTCCTGCTTTAAAAAGCAAACCGGAACCAATGGGTAAAAGCTTCAGGCGGGAGGTAATCAGCGCCCCGTGAGTTACATCAGGATCATCACCTGCATCCTTGATAATGGAGGAACTCGCCCATCCTTCCCCCACCTCTTCGGCAGCCAGAGCAAAGGCAGGAGTTTCACCGCGAGGCAGCGTAATTTGTACAGGGTCAGCAAACTCCCCCGATAGCAATTTCTGGTAGGAAGATTTAGCCGCCGCCGCCGCGCAAGCGCCCGTAGTCCAACCTCTGCGCAGTTCTTTTCGCTCTGATCCCGTCATCCGCGCAGTATAGCCCACATGATTTCATGGTGCGAACCCATACACATAGTTATGATCACTTTTTCAGCCCTTAACCCAAGAGCTTACTTGGCGCTGTCTATTTGCAAGAGTATGATTACCACATGTCTCAGTTAAACGATGTTCAGTCAAAAATGCAGCTTTCATTCTATGATTTCCCTCAGTTTCTAGAGGGCAGCGTCTGGCTTACGGGCGCTGGCCCTGGAGACCCCGGACTCCTCACGTTGCATGCAGTACGCGCATTACAGCAAGCAGATGTCATTGTATACGACGCTCTCGTGGATAAACGCATTTTGGAATTCGCTAAGCCCGAGGCCCAAATTGAGTACGCAGGAAAGCGGGGCGGCAAGCCCTCCCCCAAACAACGAGACATTTCTTTAAAGCTCATAGAGCTGGCAAAATCAGGTAAGCGCGTTTTACGCCTAAAGGGTGGAGACCCGTTCGTATTCGGACGGGGAGGAGAAGAAGCTCTCATGCTGGTGGAGGCGAATGTTCCATTTCGCATTATTCCCGGTATAACCGCAGGAATAGGCGGATTGGCCTATGCTGGAATCCCTGCCACTCATAGGGGTATCAACCAAACCGTCACCTTTCTGACAGGACATGATCAAAACGGCGTAGCTCCCGATCAAATCGATTGGGATGCCCTAGCGAAGTCTTCACCTGTTATCGTTATGTATATGGCCATGAAACATCTTGGCTCTATAAGCGAGAAGCTGATTGCTGGTGGCC
This genomic window from Pseudovibrio sp. M1P-2-3 contains:
- the cobA gene encoding uroporphyrinogen-III C-methyltransferase; the protein is MQLSFYDFPQFLEGSVWLTGAGPGDPGLLTLHAVRALQQADVIVYDALVDKRILEFAKPEAQIEYAGKRGGKPSPKQRDISLKLIELAKSGKRVLRLKGGDPFVFGRGGEEALMLVEANVPFRIIPGITAGIGGLAYAGIPATHRGINQTVTFLTGHDQNGVAPDQIDWDALAKSSPVIVMYMAMKHLGSISEKLIAGGRKAHEPVAIVCNASLPTQSVSETTLGSCAFDAQRLKLVPPALVVLGDVVRLRAGLDWLGLSKGRELSPNPLGDTIEQLAQ
- a CDS encoding cobalt-precorrin-5B (C(1))-methyltransferase, producing MTGSERKELRRGWTTGACAAAAAKSSYQKLLSGEFADPVQITLPRGETPAFALAAEEVGEGWASSSIIKDAGDDPDVTHGALITSRLKLLPIGSGLLFKAGKGVGTVTKPGLPIPVGEPAINPRPREIIARELEEIAKTHNTPLDVEVEISIADGEKLAQKTMNPRLGILGGLSVLGTTGIVRPFSCAAWIASIHRGVDVARATGQQMVAAATGATSEDALKGVYPDLPESAYLDMGDFAGGLLKYLRAHPVPKLVLAGGPAKLVKLAQGAMDLHSARSGVDFQRLAQMLDCSSVSEEFHTQVSSANTVKQVLELCQDHEVTFGEYIALAAQKAALEILRGAPVNLEIFVIDRQGNRIGHAPFFP
- a CDS encoding cobalt-precorrin-6A reductase, producing the protein MKKNLLLLAGTQDATQIAMSLSKHRKINVIASLAGITRTPSQLAVPTRSGGFGGVNGLRTFITQNKIDGIIDATHPFARQMSENAAEVAGLENVPLLRYERPSWKPQAGDKWHEVESLEAALAMLPSNRKFFAAIGRKEVEVLNQRKDLWFLMRMIEQPDPDVVLPDGKLLISRPSRNVDAEIDMLRYYQVDAVLCKNSGGKGAAAKLEAARVLSLPVYMIQRPNLPPAEIAINTKSVERWVHNRVL